Proteins encoded in a region of the Mucilaginibacter sabulilitoris genome:
- a CDS encoding PAS domain S-box protein, producing the protein MDLNSLRQLFTFKSIFEGLEDAVICHDLDFTITNWNPAAGRFFGYTKEDMIGKTLFSLMTESYYPEQKEMMNNLLQRATINHFFTKRITKDGHSIPVSITLSPISDEAGIIIGASQILRDISEDIIAQEQKAILAAIVEGSVDAIISKTLEGMITSWNKGAETIFGYTASEIVGKHITTLMPPDKLHEEDYIINNVRQGNKIEHFQTIRMAKDGTRIPISLTVSPVLDKAGNIIGVSKIARNITALKQADIKQATLAAIVESSDDAIISKTLEGIITTWNKGAENIFGYTEAEALGQHISLLIPKNRLQEEDRIINSIKNGQKIDHFQTIRMRKDGTELQISLTVSPILNGDGIIIGASKVARDITAQRQAEQALQHNTRQLLMLNSIGKSISEQLDVEVILQKVTDTTTQLTGAAFGAFFYNKVDEQGEAYMLYTLSGAPREAFEKFGMPRNTAVFHTTFSGKGIVRVDDITKDPRYGKMAPHYGMPKGHLPVVSYLAVPVVSLSGEVIGGLFFGHPSSGVFKQEHEDLVANVASQAAIALDNSKLFEEVTALSQKKDEFIALASHELKTPLTSMSGFLQLMQKTTPEGLNSKFLDKAVRQLEKLNTLVNDLFDISKVQAGKLQFYFEDFDLGLLIQEICETFEQSVPDHTFVYDLQGDLLMNGDKIRMEQVITNLIGNAVKYAPQSPKIDIQAANKGNEIVVSVIDYGAGISKENQSQIFTQFYRIRDRDKHISGLGLGLYITKEIIERHSGRIWVDSELSKGASFIFAVPCRQQS; encoded by the coding sequence ATGGATTTAAATTCTTTGCGACAGCTATTTACATTCAAGTCTATCTTTGAAGGACTTGAAGACGCTGTTATCTGTCATGACCTCGATTTTACAATAACCAACTGGAACCCTGCCGCCGGGCGCTTTTTTGGTTATACCAAAGAGGACATGATCGGAAAGACGCTATTCTCTTTAATGACAGAAAGCTATTATCCGGAACAGAAAGAGATGATGAATAATTTGCTTCAACGGGCAACAATTAATCATTTCTTTACAAAAAGGATTACCAAAGATGGTCATTCCATACCGGTTTCTATCACGCTTTCTCCTATCAGTGATGAAGCAGGAATTATTATCGGCGCTTCGCAGATCCTACGTGACATTTCAGAAGATATAATTGCTCAGGAACAGAAAGCTATACTGGCGGCTATTGTTGAAGGTTCGGTAGATGCAATCATCAGTAAAACGCTCGAAGGCATGATTACCAGTTGGAACAAAGGTGCCGAAACTATCTTTGGATATACAGCAAGCGAAATTGTAGGCAAACACATTACAACGCTGATGCCTCCTGACAAACTCCATGAAGAAGATTATATTATAAACAACGTTAGGCAAGGCAATAAAATTGAACATTTTCAAACGATCCGCATGGCTAAAGATGGCACTAGGATTCCGATATCACTAACGGTATCTCCTGTGCTTGACAAAGCGGGTAATATTATCGGCGTAAGCAAGATAGCGCGCAATATCACCGCCCTAAAACAGGCCGACATTAAACAAGCCACTCTCGCTGCCATAGTTGAAAGCTCAGATGATGCCATTATCAGTAAAACGCTCGAAGGCATTATTACCACCTGGAACAAAGGTGCAGAAAACATATTTGGATATACTGAGGCGGAAGCGTTGGGTCAGCACATCTCACTATTGATACCCAAAAACCGGCTTCAGGAGGAAGACCGCATTATTAACAGCATCAAAAACGGGCAGAAAATAGATCACTTTCAAACAATCCGGATGCGAAAGGACGGCACTGAATTACAGATATCCCTGACCGTATCGCCGATCCTGAACGGCGACGGAATCATCATCGGCGCTTCAAAAGTGGCCCGCGATATTACCGCTCAACGACAGGCAGAGCAGGCACTTCAGCATAATACCCGTCAATTACTTATGCTAAACTCTATAGGCAAAAGTATCAGCGAACAATTAGATGTAGAAGTTATCCTCCAAAAAGTAACAGATACAACAACACAGCTTACCGGCGCGGCATTCGGCGCTTTTTTTTATAATAAAGTAGATGAACAGGGTGAGGCTTATATGCTCTATACACTTTCGGGTGCTCCGCGGGAAGCCTTTGAGAAGTTCGGCATGCCGCGTAATACAGCTGTATTCCATACCACCTTTAGTGGCAAGGGCATTGTGCGGGTTGATGATATTACCAAAGACCCCCGTTATGGTAAAATGGCCCCGCATTACGGTATGCCCAAAGGCCACCTGCCGGTTGTAAGCTATTTGGCGGTCCCGGTGGTTTCTTTATCCGGAGAAGTGATAGGAGGACTTTTCTTCGGCCACCCCTCTTCTGGTGTATTTAAGCAAGAGCATGAAGATCTGGTGGCCAATGTAGCCTCGCAGGCCGCCATTGCCTTAGATAACAGCAAGCTTTTTGAAGAAGTTACAGCCCTCAGCCAAAAGAAAGATGAGTTTATAGCCCTGGCCTCACATGAACTCAAAACCCCGCTAACCTCTATGAGCGGTTTTTTACAGCTCATGCAAAAGACAACACCTGAAGGCCTGAACAGTAAGTTTTTAGATAAGGCCGTTCGTCAATTAGAGAAGCTCAACACCCTTGTTAACGATCTTTTTGATATCTCTAAAGTACAGGCCGGAAAACTACAGTTCTATTTTGAGGATTTTGACCTTGGCTTGCTGATCCAGGAAATTTGTGAAACCTTTGAGCAATCAGTACCCGACCATACATTTGTATACGACCTTCAGGGTGACTTGCTCATGAACGGCGATAAGATAAGAATGGAACAGGTGATCACCAACCTCATTGGCAATGCGGTCAAGTATGCTCCTCAGTCGCCAAAAATAGATATACAGGCAGCAAACAAAGGAAACGAAATCGTTGTTTCAGTAATAGACTATGGTGCAGGAATCAGCAAAGAGAATCAATCTCAGATATTTACTCAGTTTTACAGGATCAGGGACAGGGATAAACATATATCCGGACTGGGGCTCGGCCTGTATATCACGAAAGAAATTATTGAGCGCCATAGTGGCCGCATATGGGTAGATAGTGAACTTAGCAAAGGTGCATCCTTTATCTTTGCGGTTCCTTGCCGGCAGCAATCCTAA
- the msrA gene encoding peptide-methionine (S)-S-oxide reductase MsrA — protein sequence MNTEKAILAGGCFWGVEELIRHYPGVVSTVVGYAGGDVPNATYRNHGTHAEAIAVVFNPEQLSYRTLLEYFFQIHDPTTRNRQGNDIGASYRSAIFYLNENQRDIANDLIAEMEASGIWPGKIVTEVVPATDFWDAEAEHQDYLQKNPYGYTCHFERPDWKLVD from the coding sequence ATGAATACAGAGAAAGCTATCCTGGCCGGCGGTTGTTTTTGGGGTGTAGAAGAATTAATCAGACATTATCCGGGTGTTGTTTCAACCGTGGTGGGGTACGCTGGCGGCGATGTTCCTAATGCTACATACCGTAATCATGGTACACATGCAGAAGCCATAGCAGTGGTATTTAATCCGGAACAGTTATCTTATCGTACACTGCTGGAATATTTCTTCCAGATACATGATCCAACCACCCGTAACAGGCAGGGAAACGACATCGGAGCTTCTTACCGCTCTGCTATCTTTTATTTAAATGAAAATCAGCGGGATATCGCGAATGATCTGATTGCCGAAATGGAAGCCTCTGGTATATGGCCGGGCAAGATCGTTACTGAAGTAGTACCAGCAACCGATTTTTGGGATGCGGAGGCCGAACACCAGGACTATTTGCAAAAAAATCCATACGGATATACCTGCCATTTTGAAAGGCCAGACTGGAAATTGGTCGATTAG
- a CDS encoding MFS transporter has translation MKKISQLNLFRALASRNYTLYFIGRAVSQFGTWMQRTAVVWVVYSMTHSAFLLGLTIFAEQFPSFVFSVPGGVAADRYNRYTVIKVTQITSMIQAILLAVLVMSGHIMVWAVLLLSMILGIINAFDVPARQALINDVVASPTDLPNALSLSTATASLAQLLGPALSGIILSAFGAGVCFLLNAASFGAVIISLLLMKLPAYQFKKTNKKVIADFAEGFTYIKNTPGISTIIVMLAAISLLVLPYNTVLPVFAKVVFKGDASTFGYINSFVGIGAVTGTIFLASRKPGAHLKQILFISTLLMGIGLICFSQIRNFPAAMLFAAIAGYGSVAQFTISNIVVQSDAAPQMRGRTMGILLMAIFGMMPLGSVLTGAVSEHIGAPATVLAQGVLAVIIALIFSRFLTSPLKKLSPATESLEKLA, from the coding sequence ATGAAGAAAATAAGTCAGCTTAATTTATTCAGAGCATTGGCCAGCCGCAACTATACGCTTTACTTTATTGGCAGGGCCGTATCACAATTTGGTACCTGGATGCAGCGTACAGCTGTAGTATGGGTGGTTTATTCGATGACACACTCCGCATTCCTGCTCGGCCTTACCATTTTTGCGGAACAATTTCCATCATTTGTATTCTCTGTACCAGGTGGCGTAGCAGCCGACCGCTATAATCGTTATACAGTAATTAAAGTTACCCAAATCACCTCGATGATTCAGGCAATATTGTTGGCTGTGCTGGTTATGTCGGGCCATATCATGGTGTGGGCAGTACTCTTGCTTAGCATGATCCTGGGCATTATTAACGCATTTGATGTTCCCGCACGACAGGCTTTAATCAATGATGTTGTTGCCAGTCCGACCGATTTGCCAAATGCGTTATCACTTTCAACAGCAACGGCCAGCCTTGCGCAATTGTTGGGGCCGGCATTATCGGGCATAATCTTAAGTGCATTTGGGGCTGGCGTATGTTTTCTGTTGAACGCGGCAAGTTTTGGGGCTGTTATCATTTCATTGCTGCTCATGAAATTACCCGCTTATCAGTTTAAAAAGACGAATAAAAAGGTCATAGCAGATTTTGCCGAGGGTTTCACTTACATTAAAAACACACCGGGTATCAGCACCATTATAGTTATGCTTGCTGCAATTAGTTTACTGGTGCTGCCTTATAATACGGTATTGCCGGTATTTGCCAAAGTAGTGTTCAAGGGCGATGCCTCAACCTTTGGTTATATCAACAGCTTTGTAGGCATTGGCGCGGTAACCGGTACTATTTTTCTGGCCTCGCGCAAGCCCGGCGCACATTTAAAACAGATATTGTTCATCAGCACCCTACTGATGGGCATTGGATTGATCTGTTTTTCACAAATCAGGAACTTTCCTGCTGCCATGCTTTTTGCCGCTATAGCCGGTTACGGGTCGGTAGCGCAATTTACTATCAGTAATATCGTTGTACAATCGGATGCTGCACCTCAAATGCGTGGGCGAACTATGGGTATCCTGCTCATGGCCATTTTCGGCATGATGCCGCTTGGTAGTGTACTGACCGGCGCAGTGTCAGAGCACATAGGCGCACCGGCAACCGTGCTGGCCCAAGGTGTTTTAGCAGTGATTATTGCGCTGATATTTAGTAGATTTTTAACCAGTCCGTTAAAAAAACTCAGCCCAGCAACGGAGAGTTTAGAAAAGCTGGCATGA
- a CDS encoding TetR/AcrR family transcriptional regulator — translation MSNQDDIIHQEILQAALRLYRKAGPSKVTMDNVARATGRSRSSLYYYFKNRDDIFQAVLNRIAEDVAGKIRIAVVTAPSLNEKIYAFCSIKIKTSEEWKRVFSAIDQLMNADEKSRHAKAMDALHKKLIYMERGILLEAISEGLPPARILNNAELDMLAFIITTGIRGVRREIYDHNDPHDAKAAATLLSDMVTKWLQP, via the coding sequence ATGAGCAACCAGGACGATATCATCCATCAAGAAATTCTGCAGGCTGCCTTGCGGCTGTACCGCAAAGCCGGCCCGTCAAAGGTTACGATGGATAATGTAGCAAGGGCTACCGGACGCAGCAGGAGCTCACTTTATTATTATTTCAAAAACCGGGACGATATTTTCCAGGCAGTACTTAACCGCATTGCCGAAGACGTTGCCGGTAAAATTCGCATTGCGGTAGTCACAGCGCCAAGCCTGAATGAAAAAATATATGCCTTTTGTTCAATAAAAATCAAAACATCTGAAGAATGGAAACGCGTATTCAGTGCGATAGACCAGTTAATGAATGCCGATGAAAAGTCAAGGCATGCTAAAGCAATGGATGCGCTGCACAAAAAGCTCATTTATATGGAAAGGGGCATTTTGTTAGAAGCAATATCGGAAGGCCTTCCTCCTGCCCGCATCCTGAACAATGCAGAACTGGATATGCTCGCTTTTATTATCACAACCGGGATACGTGGTGTAAGGCGTGAGATTTATGACCATAACGATCCGCACGATGCAAAAGCAGCAGCAACTTTGTTAAGCGATATGGTTACCAAGTGGTTACAGCCTTAA
- the katG gene encoding catalase/peroxidase HPI → MERESNDISKCPFHNGSMKNNVGGGGTRNHNWWPKQLKLNILRQHSSLSNPMGQDFNYAEAFKSLDLGAVKNDLHVLMTDSQDWWPADFGHYGGLFIRMAWHSAGTYRVGDGRGGAGAGLQRFAPLNSWPDNVSLDKARRLLWPIKQKYGRKISWADLMILAGNVALESMGFKTFGFAGGREDAWEADESVYWGAETTWLGGDLRYAHGSPGVVEGHGVLVSDDDADGDIHSRNLEKPLAAVQMGLIYVNPEGPDGNPDPVAAAKDIRDTFGRMAMNDEETVALIAGGHSFGKTHGAASADNVDKEPEASGIEMQGFGWRNNYGSGKGADTITSGLEVIWTKTPTQWSNNFFENLFGFEWQLTKSPAGAHQWVAKDAEAIIPDAYDSSKKHLPTMLTTDLALRFDPAYEKISRRFLENPDHFADAFARAWFKLTHRDMGPRERYLGAEVPQEELLWQDPIPALDHALIAENDIAALKAKILESGLSTDELVLTAWASASTFRGSDKRGGANGARIRLAPQKDWQVNNPAQLQKVLNVLDGIQKEFNTARAGSTKVSLADLIVLGGCAAVEKAAKDAGHTVTVPFTPGRMDASQERTDVESFGYLEPLADGFRNYRKSTIPVSTEELLVDKAHLLTLTAPELTVLLGGMRVLNANFDNSRHGVFTSRPGVLTNDFFINLLDMGTAWKAVSEDKELYEGSDRATGEIKWTGTRADLLLGSNAELRAVAEVYGSADGQDKFVKDFIKAWDKVMNLDRFE, encoded by the coding sequence ATGGAAAGAGAATCAAATGACATCAGTAAATGCCCTTTTCACAATGGTAGCATGAAAAATAATGTTGGTGGCGGCGGTACCCGGAACCACAATTGGTGGCCCAAACAATTAAAGTTAAATATCCTCCGTCAGCACTCTTCTTTATCAAACCCTATGGGTCAAGATTTTAATTATGCCGAAGCTTTCAAAAGTCTCGATCTCGGAGCTGTAAAAAATGATCTCCATGTACTTATGACTGACTCACAGGATTGGTGGCCGGCAGATTTTGGGCATTACGGTGGCTTGTTTATACGCATGGCATGGCATAGCGCCGGAACCTATCGTGTGGGCGATGGGCGTGGAGGTGCAGGTGCAGGTCTGCAACGTTTTGCGCCGCTTAACAGCTGGCCCGATAATGTAAGCCTTGATAAGGCACGCAGGTTGCTTTGGCCTATAAAACAAAAATACGGTCGCAAAATTTCATGGGCCGATCTGATGATCCTTGCCGGTAACGTAGCGCTGGAATCAATGGGATTTAAAACTTTTGGCTTTGCTGGCGGACGTGAAGACGCCTGGGAGGCGGATGAATCTGTATATTGGGGTGCTGAAACCACGTGGTTAGGTGGCGACCTGCGTTATGCGCATGGTTCTCCCGGCGTCGTAGAGGGACATGGCGTACTGGTATCAGATGACGATGCCGACGGTGATATTCACTCCCGCAACCTGGAAAAACCGCTTGCTGCTGTACAAATGGGATTGATCTATGTAAATCCTGAAGGCCCTGACGGCAATCCTGACCCTGTTGCTGCTGCCAAAGATATACGCGATACATTTGGCCGGATGGCTATGAATGATGAGGAAACAGTTGCTTTAATAGCCGGGGGGCACAGCTTTGGAAAAACTCACGGCGCAGCATCTGCCGATAATGTAGACAAAGAGCCCGAAGCTTCCGGTATAGAAATGCAGGGTTTCGGTTGGAGAAACAATTATGGTTCTGGCAAGGGCGCCGACACCATTACCAGTGGGTTGGAAGTAATATGGACCAAAACACCTACCCAATGGAGCAATAACTTTTTTGAAAACCTGTTTGGCTTTGAATGGCAGCTGACCAAAAGTCCGGCCGGTGCCCATCAATGGGTAGCTAAAGATGCAGAAGCTATTATTCCGGATGCTTATGATAGCTCAAAAAAGCATTTACCTACCATGCTTACCACCGACCTTGCTTTAAGATTTGATCCGGCTTATGAAAAAATATCGAGGCGCTTTTTGGAAAATCCAGACCATTTTGCTGATGCTTTTGCGCGTGCATGGTTTAAATTAACGCATCGCGATATGGGCCCCCGTGAACGTTATCTGGGTGCAGAGGTACCACAGGAAGAGCTGCTCTGGCAGGATCCAATTCCTGCGCTTGATCACGCACTGATAGCCGAAAATGATATTGCAGCCTTGAAAGCAAAAATACTGGAATCGGGTTTGAGTACAGATGAATTGGTTCTCACCGCATGGGCTTCGGCCTCCACCTTCCGCGGTTCTGATAAGCGTGGTGGGGCCAATGGCGCCCGCATCCGCCTTGCTCCACAAAAGGACTGGCAGGTTAACAATCCGGCGCAATTACAAAAGGTGCTTAACGTACTTGATGGCATTCAAAAGGAATTTAATACAGCACGGGCCGGTAGCACAAAAGTTTCGCTGGCAGATCTGATTGTGTTGGGCGGCTGCGCGGCGGTTGAAAAAGCGGCTAAAGATGCAGGTCATACCGTTACAGTTCCTTTTACCCCTGGTCGTATGGATGCATCGCAGGAACGAACCGATGTAGAATCTTTTGGCTACCTGGAGCCCCTTGCCGATGGATTTCGTAATTACCGGAAATCAACAATCCCGGTTTCAACAGAGGAATTACTGGTAGATAAAGCACATTTGCTCACACTAACGGCACCAGAATTAACCGTATTATTAGGCGGCATGCGTGTATTGAATGCTAATTTTGATAACTCCAGACATGGCGTTTTTACCTCACGCCCGGGTGTGCTTACCAATGATTTCTTTATTAATCTGCTCGATATGGGCACCGCCTGGAAAGCGGTATCTGAAGATAAGGAACTTTATGAAGGCAGTGACCGCGCCACCGGCGAAATAAAATGGACAGGCACCCGTGCCGACCTCTTATTAGGATCTAACGCAGAATTGAGAGCTGTTGCCGAAGTGTATGGAAGCGCCGATGGGCAGGACAAGTTTGTAAAGGATTTTATAAAAGCCTGGGACAAAGTGATGAATCTGGACCGTTTTGAATAG
- a CDS encoding CBU_0592 family membrane protein, with translation MMRQTILASIGWLGVILCTVGYLLLSMKAIKAESRSFQLLNILGGLCLVATAVDSSDMPNAVANLLWMFIGVYAFGRQLRTQNAARTN, from the coding sequence ATGATGAGGCAAACTATATTGGCAAGCATTGGCTGGCTTGGTGTGATTTTATGCACAGTAGGCTATTTGTTGTTGAGTATGAAAGCGATAAAAGCCGAATCGCGCAGCTTTCAGCTATTGAATATTTTAGGCGGATTGTGTTTGGTGGCTACTGCTGTTGATAGTAGTGATATGCCCAATGCTGTAGCTAACCTGCTATGGATGTTTATTGGGGTTTACGCTTTCGGTCGTCAGTTACGAACTCAAAATGCTGCCAGAACCAATTAA
- a CDS encoding TetR family transcriptional regulator gives MAVSDIINMGRKSLKEERQLEIIKTFYKVAKKEGYENTSIAKIAKVMDINPSLVSHYFETKEDLTYALIDYILERYLLIYTIKNKEGVTLADLEKTIEMLFSKKWNLLFDDGLFYTFYALAFREKKIKAKYKTILDSLRLALASMIEQCNERQFTNVQAPKAAADLIFVLVDGAYFYLSLENDKKAYAERLEYYKNKAYQILEMNP, from the coding sequence TTGGCTGTTTCAGATATTATTAACATGGGTAGAAAAAGCCTTAAAGAGGAAAGACAATTAGAAATTATAAAGACTTTTTACAAGGTTGCTAAAAAGGAGGGTTATGAGAACACATCTATTGCCAAAATTGCAAAAGTGATGGATATCAATCCGAGCCTTGTGAGTCATTATTTTGAAACAAAAGAAGACCTTACCTACGCATTGATTGATTATATACTTGAAAGATATCTGTTGATCTACACTATCAAAAACAAGGAAGGGGTTACACTTGCAGATTTAGAAAAAACCATCGAAATGCTTTTTTCAAAAAAATGGAATTTACTATTTGATGATGGGCTGTTTTATACCTTTTACGCTTTGGCTTTCAGAGAAAAAAAAATTAAAGCAAAATATAAAACCATACTGGATTCCCTTCGCCTTGCCCTTGCATCAATGATAGAGCAGTGCAATGAAAGGCAGTTCACAAATGTGCAGGCTCCGAAAGCGGCAGCTGATTTAATTTTTGTGCTGGTAGATGGCGCCTATTTTTATCTATCACTGGAAAACGATAAGAAGGCCTATGCAGAAAGACTTGAGTATTATAAAAATAAAGCCTACCAGATTTTAGAAATGAACCCTTAA